Proteins found in one Nocardia brasiliensis ATCC 700358 genomic segment:
- a CDS encoding SgcJ/EcaC family oxidoreductase, producing the protein MTDIEEARQLLDHATELWIRHEMREWGRLFTEDCDFITHRGVWWRSRADNVLGHEDVPETVLAQKKNYTQTVLDIRLIAPDVVLAHTEWSWPDHVLPGAAAGEDRRGLVTMVLVRRGGRWLIRAAHNTRLNGLDDFASTG; encoded by the coding sequence ATGACCGATATCGAAGAGGCCAGACAGCTCCTGGACCACGCCACCGAACTCTGGATTCGGCACGAGATGCGAGAGTGGGGACGGCTTTTCACCGAGGACTGCGACTTCATCACACACCGCGGCGTGTGGTGGCGCTCGCGCGCGGACAACGTCCTCGGACACGAGGACGTACCGGAAACCGTTCTGGCACAGAAGAAGAACTACACCCAGACGGTGCTCGACATCCGGCTCATCGCCCCGGACGTGGTGCTGGCGCACACCGAGTGGTCGTGGCCCGATCACGTTCTGCCGGGTGCGGCCGCGGGCGAGGACCGGCGCGGCCTGGTCACCATGGTGCTGGTCCGGCGGGGCGGACGCTGGCTGATCCGGGCCGCGCACAACACACGGTTGAACGGACTCGACGATTTCGCCTCGACCGGATAG
- a CDS encoding helix-turn-helix domain-containing protein, which translates to MHRVVALVHAPQSTFELSCAAEVFGLERGGLATRYTFDVCAERPGPVATYAGYDMVVTAGLDELERADTVLVPGWLPTEETPSPRVVQALRDAHSRGARLVSICSGAFALAATGLLDGRRATTHWARVDELAARFPSIEVDRDVLYVDHGDVATSAGAGAGIDLCLHLVRTDQGAGYAAQLARSMVMPPHREGGQLQYTAPPHPTQIDGSLAPLLDWISERLGEPLTVEDLAARAGVSPRTLARRFTDQLGIGPGQWLLAQRLTQARALLETTDLPVDSVARRVGLSSATNLRRRFLRALGTTPGAYRRAFRTAD; encoded by the coding sequence ATGCACCGCGTCGTCGCCCTCGTGCACGCCCCGCAGTCGACCTTCGAACTCAGTTGCGCGGCAGAGGTCTTCGGGCTCGAACGCGGCGGCCTCGCCACGCGGTACACCTTCGACGTGTGCGCCGAGCGGCCCGGCCCCGTGGCCACCTACGCCGGATACGACATGGTGGTGACCGCGGGACTCGACGAACTCGAACGCGCGGACACCGTGCTCGTCCCGGGCTGGCTGCCCACCGAAGAGACGCCGTCACCAAGGGTCGTCCAGGCCTTGCGCGACGCGCACAGTCGCGGCGCGCGCCTGGTCAGCATCTGCAGTGGCGCGTTCGCGCTGGCGGCCACCGGTCTGCTGGACGGACGGCGCGCGACCACACACTGGGCGCGCGTGGACGAATTGGCCGCCCGCTTCCCGTCCATCGAGGTCGACCGGGACGTCCTCTATGTCGACCACGGTGATGTGGCCACCAGTGCGGGCGCCGGCGCGGGTATCGACCTCTGCCTGCACCTGGTTCGCACCGATCAAGGGGCGGGATACGCGGCACAGCTCGCCCGGAGCATGGTCATGCCGCCGCACCGGGAGGGCGGGCAGCTGCAATACACGGCGCCACCGCATCCCACCCAGATCGACGGTTCACTGGCACCGCTGCTGGACTGGATCTCCGAGCGGCTCGGCGAACCGCTCACGGTCGAGGATTTGGCCGCGCGGGCCGGCGTCTCCCCTCGCACGCTCGCTCGCCGATTCACCGATCAGCTCGGCATCGGCCCAGGCCAGTGGCTGCTCGCCCAGCGCCTCACCCAGGCCCGCGCCCTGCTCGAAACCACCGACCTCCCAGTCGATTCCGTCGCGCGCCGAGTCGGCCTGTCCTCCGCCACCAACCTCCGCCGACGCTTCCTCCGCGCCCTCGGCACGACCCCCGGCGCCTACCGCCGCGCGTTTCGCACCGCCGATTGA
- a CDS encoding LysR family transcriptional regulator, producing the protein MPQQLDLNLLRVFDALLQDGSVTAAAERLHLSIPATSRALGRLRRAMQDPILVRAGRGLAPTPFALRTAPRVRSLLDEAAALISADREITIAELERTFTIRINDGVAATLATAAVEATSAVAPGVVLRFVAEGSESAEALRDGSVDLDIGASEVAAPDIRSAVLYRERVVGIVRADSPLGRDGAPTLPQLCDYPHVSASRRGRQRGPLDDALAAAGLQRHVAAVVPTSAVAALLVSTSHYVGLVPQRLAEEHGSALGLRWFPIPADLPDVEVRLLWHARLDADPAQRWLRDTIRAALRDDAG; encoded by the coding sequence ATGCCTCAGCAGCTCGACCTCAATCTCCTGCGCGTGTTCGACGCGCTGCTGCAGGACGGCAGCGTCACCGCCGCCGCCGAACGCCTGCACCTGTCCATTCCGGCGACCAGCCGGGCGCTGGGCCGGCTGCGCCGGGCAATGCAGGACCCCATCCTGGTGCGGGCCGGGCGCGGACTGGCGCCGACCCCGTTCGCGCTGCGCACCGCGCCGCGGGTGCGTTCGCTGCTCGACGAGGCGGCCGCGTTGATCAGCGCCGACCGCGAGATCACGATCGCGGAACTGGAGCGCACCTTCACGATTCGGATCAACGACGGCGTGGCCGCGACGCTGGCGACGGCAGCCGTCGAGGCCACCTCGGCGGTGGCGCCCGGCGTGGTGCTGCGTTTCGTCGCGGAGGGTAGCGAGAGCGCCGAGGCGCTGCGCGACGGCTCGGTCGATCTGGACATCGGCGCGAGCGAGGTCGCGGCGCCCGATATCCGGTCCGCCGTGCTGTATCGCGAACGGGTGGTCGGCATCGTCCGCGCCGACAGCCCGCTCGGCCGGGACGGCGCGCCGACTTTGCCACAGCTCTGCGACTATCCGCACGTTTCCGCGTCGCGCCGAGGCCGTCAGCGCGGCCCGCTCGACGACGCGCTCGCCGCGGCCGGCCTGCAACGCCATGTGGCCGCCGTCGTGCCGACCTCCGCGGTGGCCGCGTTGCTGGTCTCGACGAGTCACTACGTCGGCCTGGTCCCCCAGCGCCTCGCCGAGGAGCACGGTTCCGCCCTCGGCCTGCGCTGGTTCCCGATCCCCGCCGACCTCCCGGACGTCGAGGTGCGCCTGCTGTGGCATGCCCGCCTCGACGCCGACCCGGCCCAGCGCTGGTTGCGCGACACGATCCGCGCCGCCCTCCGCGACGACGCGGGATAA
- a CDS encoding LysE family translocator, with the protein MSTAQALALGGVVLVAAMSPGPDFVIVTRSSVLSGRRAGMACAAGIAAGVFGWSVVSALGVAGLLAASAVAFTVVKLIGAAYLMVLGVRALLAARRGGYDVTAEALANRPGTAAAFRQGLLTNLLNPKVAVFFIALLPQFLPAEPTAADSISLGVIAALVSLTWFTVLANVVDALRGVLARQSVRRAIDTVMGTLLVAFGLRIALQSS; encoded by the coding sequence ATGTCTACAGCGCAGGCGCTCGCTCTGGGTGGCGTGGTATTGGTGGCGGCGATGTCGCCGGGTCCGGATTTCGTGATCGTCACCCGGAGTTCGGTGCTGTCGGGACGCCGGGCCGGGATGGCCTGTGCGGCCGGGATCGCCGCGGGCGTCTTCGGCTGGTCGGTGGTGAGCGCGCTCGGTGTGGCCGGGCTGCTCGCCGCGTCGGCGGTGGCGTTCACCGTGGTCAAGCTCATCGGGGCGGCGTATCTGATGGTGCTCGGCGTGCGCGCCCTGCTGGCCGCCCGGCGCGGCGGCTACGACGTGACCGCCGAGGCGCTGGCGAACCGGCCGGGTACGGCTGCGGCGTTCCGGCAGGGGCTGCTGACCAACCTGCTCAATCCGAAGGTCGCGGTGTTCTTCATCGCGCTGCTGCCCCAGTTCTTGCCCGCCGAACCGACTGCCGCCGACAGCATTTCGCTCGGCGTCATCGCCGCACTGGTATCGCTGACCTGGTTCACCGTGCTGGCGAACGTGGTCGACGCGCTGCGCGGGGTATTGGCGCGGCAGAGTGTGCGCCGCGCCATCGACACCGTGATGGGCACCCTGCTGGTCGCCTTCGGCCTCCGAATCGCGTTGCAGAGCAGCTGA
- a CDS encoding alpha/beta hydrolase yields the protein MRAHGRAGTAALAFSAMIASTMLTACGGADDPRPAASALPNTLREQVIHWHDCRTGPDDEVGRRLAAVGAVCGEFQAPLDYADPSGPALSIAVARRTATDTAHRLGTLLVQTGGPGPSRDGVAILVDGPEGGHPATAALAERYDLVGMDPRFFGAGSPLDCGWPTGAYLGIAQAAPRDRADFDRTVQAARDLAARCAPQRALLPHASTRAVARDTDLLRTLLGEPKISYLGWSWGTYLGAVYMQLFGAHVDRVVLDSALDPAAPGPDLTRSAAPATAAALADWARWVSAHDDEFDLGTTEEAVLRAVDELVRAIAAQPIALGGLTITADMVPGLLLTVDDSAEYYAEFSRQVGTLRDAARGRATDLGPGLAQKLALYAETSSTPEFGFSATVANQCADRPARDPEAYFTDIQRHRDAEPMFGALARHLTPCAVWPTAPAESAVEIGNPRPALLIGAAGDPVAPAAGQQAMRRALSGARSLTLANAFRHGVYLFDPAPCLDAAVDDYLLNGTLPVADAVCERD from the coding sequence ATGCGCGCACACGGCCGTGCCGGTACGGCGGCACTGGCGTTTTCGGCGATGATCGCCTCGACGATGCTGACGGCTTGTGGCGGGGCCGACGACCCCCGCCCGGCCGCGAGCGCATTGCCGAATACGTTGCGGGAACAGGTGATCCACTGGCACGACTGCCGTACCGGACCCGACGATGAGGTGGGCCGGCGCCTGGCGGCGGTAGGCGCGGTATGCGGAGAGTTCCAGGCGCCGTTGGACTACGCCGATCCGAGCGGTCCAGCACTGTCCATCGCCGTCGCGCGACGTACCGCCACCGATACCGCGCACCGCCTGGGCACCCTGCTGGTGCAGACCGGCGGGCCCGGACCGTCCCGGGACGGCGTCGCGATCCTGGTGGACGGACCCGAAGGCGGCCATCCGGCGACGGCGGCACTCGCCGAACGCTACGACCTGGTCGGCATGGACCCCCGGTTCTTCGGTGCCGGCTCGCCGCTGGACTGCGGCTGGCCCACCGGCGCCTACCTCGGGATCGCCCAGGCCGCGCCGCGCGACCGGGCCGATTTCGACCGCACCGTGCAGGCGGCCCGCGACCTGGCCGCTCGCTGCGCACCACAGCGTGCCCTGCTCCCGCACGCGTCGACGCGGGCCGTCGCCCGCGACACCGATCTGCTGCGCACGCTGCTGGGCGAGCCGAAGATCTCCTACCTCGGCTGGTCCTGGGGAACCTATCTGGGCGCGGTGTACATGCAGCTGTTCGGCGCGCACGTCGATCGGGTGGTGCTCGACAGCGCGCTGGACCCGGCCGCACCGGGCCCGGACCTGACCAGGTCCGCGGCCCCCGCCACCGCGGCCGCCCTCGCGGACTGGGCGCGCTGGGTGTCCGCGCACGATGACGAATTCGATTTGGGCACAACCGAAGAAGCTGTGCTACGGGCGGTCGATGAGCTGGTCCGCGCGATCGCCGCGCAGCCGATCGCACTCGGCGGGCTGACGATCACCGCCGATATGGTGCCGGGCCTGCTGCTGACCGTCGACGATTCCGCCGAGTACTACGCCGAGTTCAGCAGGCAGGTGGGCACCTTGCGCGACGCCGCCCGCGGTCGCGCCACCGACCTCGGGCCGGGCCTCGCGCAGAAGCTCGCGCTGTACGCCGAGACCTCCTCGACACCCGAATTCGGTTTCAGCGCAACGGTGGCCAACCAGTGCGCCGACCGCCCCGCCCGCGACCCCGAGGCCTACTTCACCGATATTCAGCGGCATCGCGACGCGGAACCGATGTTCGGGGCGCTGGCCCGGCACCTCACGCCGTGCGCGGTATGGCCGACGGCACCCGCCGAATCCGCCGTCGAGATCGGTAACCCGCGTCCGGCGCTGCTCATCGGCGCGGCCGGTGATCCGGTGGCACCGGCGGCCGGACAGCAGGCGATGCGCCGGGCCCTGTCCGGTGCCCGATCGCTCACGCTGGCGAACGCGTTCCGCCACGGCGTGTATCTGTTCGATCCGGCACCGTGCCTGGACGCCGCGGTCGACGACTATCTGCTGAACGGCACGCTCCCCGTGGCCGACGCGGTGTGCGAACGCGACTGA
- a CDS encoding cupin domain-containing protein, with translation MTTEQNISGYEWSSVQQAPVRELFPGIRVRPLWRGAQGASANVLEMDPGSCWEGIDVHDPGHEEVYVVAGVFNDGDRDYPAGSFIHAPAGSSHIPQTTTGCTLFVFYPEG, from the coding sequence ATGACGACAGAGCAGAACATTTCCGGCTACGAATGGTCCAGCGTGCAGCAGGCTCCGGTGCGCGAACTCTTCCCCGGCATTCGGGTCCGTCCGCTGTGGCGTGGTGCGCAGGGTGCGAGCGCGAACGTCCTCGAGATGGACCCCGGCAGCTGCTGGGAGGGCATCGACGTGCACGACCCCGGGCACGAGGAGGTCTACGTGGTCGCCGGGGTCTTCAACGACGGGGATCGGGACTATCCCGCGGGCTCGTTCATCCACGCGCCCGCGGGTTCCTCGCACATCCCGCAGACGACGACCGGGTGCACCCTGTTCGTCTTCTATCCGGAGGGTTAG
- the proS gene encoding proline--tRNA ligase — MARDERGVTAQSEDFASWYNEVVFKAGLVDRGPAKGTMVIRPYGYRVWEHLQAELDRRIKATGHENAYFPLLIPESYLSREAEHVEGFSPELAVVTHAGGKELEEPLVVRPTSETIIGEMMSKWISSHRDLPLLLNQWANVVRWELRPRMFLRTTEFLWQEGHTAHAGAEDARRETMLALDIYDEVARDLAAIPVIPGEKTPGERFAGAVTTYTIEGMMRDGRALQCGTSHYMGTNFATAFDIRYTGEAGREELCHTTSWGMTTRMLGAVVMTHGDDKGLVFPPRLAPHQVVIVPITRGGNTAVEAAAEDLAGRLRAAGVRTHVDARAQLTPGFKYNEWELRGVPIRLELGPRDLEAGTAMMVKRLGDAGKQAVPLDSLPETMPRILDEFQAFLLARATEFRESHTRTVDTWADFADAVATGWALALHCGSTACEEDIKARTAATPRCIPLHADSASGNCVRCAAPATYGKRVIFGRAY; from the coding sequence ATGGCACGGGACGAGCGCGGGGTAACCGCCCAGAGTGAGGATTTCGCTTCCTGGTACAACGAGGTCGTTTTCAAGGCCGGCCTCGTCGATCGGGGTCCAGCCAAAGGCACCATGGTCATCCGACCGTATGGGTACCGGGTATGGGAGCACCTGCAGGCCGAACTCGACCGCCGCATCAAAGCCACCGGACACGAGAACGCCTACTTCCCGCTCCTGATCCCGGAAAGCTACCTCAGCCGCGAAGCCGAACACGTCGAGGGATTTTCGCCGGAGCTGGCCGTGGTCACCCACGCCGGCGGTAAAGAACTCGAAGAACCGCTGGTGGTACGGCCGACGTCGGAAACCATCATCGGCGAGATGATGTCGAAGTGGATCAGCTCGCACCGCGATCTGCCGCTGCTGCTCAATCAGTGGGCCAATGTGGTGCGCTGGGAGCTGCGGCCGCGAATGTTCCTGCGCACCACCGAATTCCTGTGGCAGGAGGGGCACACCGCGCACGCCGGCGCCGAGGACGCCCGGCGCGAAACCATGCTCGCCCTCGACATCTACGACGAGGTGGCCCGGGATCTGGCCGCGATACCGGTGATTCCGGGTGAGAAGACCCCCGGCGAACGTTTCGCGGGCGCGGTCACCACGTACACCATCGAGGGCATGATGCGCGACGGCCGTGCACTCCAGTGCGGCACTTCGCATTACATGGGCACCAACTTCGCGACGGCCTTCGACATCCGCTACACCGGCGAAGCGGGCCGGGAGGAGTTGTGCCACACCACCTCCTGGGGCATGACCACACGCATGCTCGGCGCCGTCGTGATGACGCACGGCGACGACAAGGGGCTGGTCTTCCCGCCGCGGCTCGCGCCGCACCAGGTGGTGATCGTCCCGATCACGCGCGGCGGCAACACCGCCGTCGAGGCGGCCGCCGAGGACCTGGCGGGCCGGCTGCGGGCGGCGGGCGTGCGCACCCACGTCGACGCGCGAGCGCAGCTCACCCCGGGGTTCAAGTACAACGAGTGGGAACTGCGCGGCGTGCCGATCCGGCTCGAACTCGGGCCGCGCGACCTCGAGGCGGGCACCGCCATGATGGTGAAACGCCTCGGCGACGCGGGCAAGCAGGCGGTTCCGCTGGACTCGCTGCCCGAGACCATGCCGCGAATCCTGGACGAGTTCCAAGCGTTCCTGCTCGCCAGGGCCACCGAGTTCCGGGAAAGCCACACCCGCACCGTCGACACCTGGGCGGATTTCGCCGACGCGGTCGCGACCGGCTGGGCGCTGGCGCTGCACTGCGGCAGCACCGCCTGCGAGGAGGACATCAAGGCCCGCACCGCCGCCACGCCGAGATGCATTCCCTTGCACGCGGACTCGGCGTCCGGAAACTGCGTACGCTGCGCCGCCCCCGCGACGTACGGCAAGCGCGTGATCTTCGGTCGCGCCTACTGA
- a CDS encoding response regulator: MITVLLVEDQALVRAGFRMVVDSQPDLCVIGEAGDGESGVAAAARLGPDVVVMDVRMPRLDGIAATRRLLASAHPPKVLMLTTYDLDDYAVAAVRAGASGFLLKDAPPEQFLSAVRSVHAGDAVLAASTTRRLLDRLAPPIDPAARRLVATLTERETAVLRVLARGLSNAEIATVLAVGEGTVKTHVRHILTKLGVRDRVQAVIVAHEAGLRQPGSR; the protein is encoded by the coding sequence ATGATCACGGTGTTGCTGGTCGAGGACCAGGCGCTGGTGCGGGCCGGGTTCCGGATGGTGGTGGACTCCCAACCGGATCTGTGCGTGATCGGTGAGGCGGGCGACGGGGAGAGCGGTGTCGCCGCGGCCGCGCGGCTCGGCCCCGACGTCGTGGTGATGGATGTGCGCATGCCGCGGCTGGACGGCATCGCGGCCACCCGGCGACTGCTGGCGAGCGCGCACCCGCCGAAGGTGCTGATGCTGACCACCTACGATCTCGACGACTACGCGGTGGCCGCCGTGCGCGCGGGCGCCAGCGGGTTCCTGCTCAAAGACGCTCCGCCGGAGCAGTTCCTGTCCGCCGTGCGGTCGGTGCACGCCGGCGACGCGGTGCTGGCCGCCTCGACGACCAGACGCCTGCTCGACCGGCTCGCGCCGCCGATCGATCCCGCGGCCCGCCGGCTGGTGGCGACGCTGACCGAGCGGGAGACCGCCGTACTGCGGGTGCTGGCGCGGGGGCTGTCCAACGCCGAGATCGCGACCGTGCTCGCGGTCGGCGAGGGAACCGTGAAAACTCATGTGCGCCATATCCTTACCAAGCTAGGAGTGCGCGACCGGGTGCAGGCGGTGATCGTCGCTCACGAAGCCGGGCTGCGGCAGCCCGGCTCGCGCTGA
- a CDS encoding PLP-dependent aminotransferase family protein, with protein sequence MAVSRYKALVDRLAADIRAGRISPGTRLPTHRELAARERLALVTATKVYAELEAMGLVSGERGRGTFVRELALPPGHGIDQRAVATDVVDLNFNYPALPGQADLLRNALRQLASSGDIEALLRYQPHAGRPHERAAVARHLKRRGVPVTAEQVLIVNGAQQGLAVTAMALLRPGDVVAVDALTYPGFKVLARTLHLESVPIPATEDGTDLDALARLCAARRVRAVYTMPTVHNPLGWVLSLEQRERLAEIARRHGLLVIEDAAYAFSAVRPPPPVAALAPDRTVYVSGLSKSVATGLRVGFVVAPPASVSALERTIRATTWNAPAVMTAIACRWLDDGTVTRLETRKRADARARQAIARDVLAGLPLLGHPSAYFLWLPLPEQVRADRIVTALARKRISVSAAEPFATTRHVPHALRLALGSTDPATLRAALTTVRQVVDDHTFL encoded by the coding sequence GTGGCGGTCTCGCGATACAAGGCTCTGGTGGACCGATTGGCGGCCGATATCCGCGCGGGCCGGATATCGCCGGGTACCCGGTTGCCGACGCACCGGGAACTCGCGGCCCGGGAAAGGCTGGCCTTGGTGACGGCGACGAAGGTTTATGCCGAGCTGGAAGCGATGGGCTTGGTGAGCGGTGAGCGAGGGCGCGGCACGTTCGTCCGCGAACTCGCGCTGCCGCCCGGCCACGGCATCGATCAGCGCGCCGTCGCAACCGACGTGGTGGACCTCAACTTCAATTATCCGGCTCTGCCCGGCCAAGCGGATCTGCTGCGAAACGCGTTGCGGCAGTTGGCGTCATCCGGCGATATCGAAGCATTGCTGCGATACCAGCCGCATGCCGGGCGGCCGCACGAGCGGGCGGCGGTGGCGCGGCACCTGAAGCGGCGCGGTGTGCCGGTGACCGCCGAGCAGGTGCTGATCGTCAATGGCGCACAGCAGGGTTTGGCGGTCACCGCCATGGCGCTGCTGCGCCCCGGCGACGTGGTCGCGGTCGACGCCCTGACCTATCCGGGCTTCAAAGTCCTTGCCCGGACGCTCCATCTGGAATCGGTGCCGATCCCGGCGACCGAAGACGGCACCGATCTGGACGCGCTGGCGCGGCTGTGCGCGGCACGACGGGTGCGCGCTGTCTATACGATGCCGACGGTGCACAACCCGCTGGGCTGGGTGCTGTCGCTGGAGCAGCGCGAGCGGCTCGCCGAAATCGCCCGTCGGCACGGTCTTCTCGTCATCGAGGACGCGGCCTACGCGTTCTCCGCGGTGCGGCCGCCGCCTCCGGTGGCGGCGCTCGCGCCCGACCGCACCGTGTACGTTTCCGGGCTCTCCAAGAGCGTCGCGACGGGGCTGCGCGTCGGGTTCGTCGTAGCCCCGCCCGCGTCCGTGTCCGCGCTCGAACGCACCATCCGCGCGACCACCTGGAACGCGCCCGCGGTCATGACGGCGATCGCGTGCCGCTGGCTCGATGACGGCACCGTCACCCGGCTCGAGACGCGCAAGCGCGCCGACGCGCGAGCCCGGCAGGCGATCGCGCGCGACGTGCTCGCGGGGCTGCCGCTGCTCGGCCACCCGTCCGCCTATTTCCTGTGGCTGCCGCTGCCCGAGCAGGTCCGAGCCGATCGGATCGTGACAGCCCTTGCCCGCAAACGTATCTCGGTGTCGGCCGCCGAGCCGTTCGCCACCACGCGGCACGTCCCGCACGCCTTGCGCCTCGCCCTCGGCTCGACCGACCCGGCGACCCTGCGCGCCGCGCTCACTACCGTGAGACAGGTCGTCGACGACCACACGTTTCTGTGA
- a CDS encoding sensor histidine kinase yields MVDERVVGWLRRRTALVDAGTAGLLVLVCVLFGLLIGADTAYFTLSVLVLAPLAVRRRWPEAAALAVAAVAFAQWCAVRDTTGALPADIAVPIAVYTLAAHSRRRWSRTGLAGGLAGAVLGGWSWPQLPMSALAHVLVGGFLASTVLAAWLGGAWQRARRGEFRALAEHAALLERTRDERARLAVLSERTRIARDMHDILAHSLAVIVAQADGGRYAARATPQSAIDALQAIGDQGRRALAETRRAIGVLREDTDTEPDPAPRVGVSDISTLVEEVRDAGVPVDLELELPCGLTDSGVGLVVYRIVQEGLTNVVKHAGPGARAEVSVRQERNWLRVSVGDDGSAGQRSGSAGYGLIGMRERVEAYGGEIELRPRTGTAGHVLTARIPVRAGRTG; encoded by the coding sequence GTGGTCGACGAGCGGGTGGTGGGGTGGCTGCGCCGGCGCACGGCGCTGGTGGATGCCGGGACGGCCGGGCTCCTCGTCCTCGTCTGTGTGCTGTTCGGGTTGCTGATCGGTGCCGATACCGCCTACTTCACGCTGTCGGTGCTGGTGCTCGCCCCGTTGGCGGTGCGGCGGCGGTGGCCCGAAGCGGCGGCGCTCGCCGTGGCGGCCGTGGCGTTCGCGCAGTGGTGCGCGGTGCGCGACACCACGGGCGCGTTGCCCGCCGATATCGCCGTGCCGATCGCGGTGTACACCCTCGCCGCGCACAGCCGGCGACGGTGGAGCCGAACGGGTTTGGCAGGGGGACTGGCCGGGGCGGTGCTCGGCGGCTGGAGCTGGCCGCAGCTGCCGATGTCGGCCCTGGCGCACGTGCTCGTCGGCGGCTTTCTGGCGAGCACGGTGCTCGCGGCCTGGCTGGGCGGCGCGTGGCAGCGCGCCCGGCGCGGCGAATTCCGCGCGCTGGCCGAACACGCCGCCCTGCTCGAGCGCACCCGGGACGAGCGGGCCCGGCTCGCGGTGCTGTCCGAGCGCACCAGGATCGCGCGCGACATGCACGACATCCTCGCGCACTCGCTGGCGGTGATCGTCGCGCAAGCCGACGGTGGTCGCTACGCCGCGCGGGCCACCCCGCAGTCCGCGATCGACGCCTTGCAAGCCATCGGTGACCAGGGCAGGCGGGCACTGGCCGAGACCCGCCGTGCCATCGGCGTGCTGCGTGAGGACACCGACACCGAACCGGATCCGGCTCCGCGCGTGGGTGTTTCGGACATCAGCACACTGGTCGAGGAGGTCCGCGACGCGGGTGTGCCGGTGGACCTGGAGCTCGAGCTGCCGTGCGGCCTGACCGATTCGGGGGTCGGGCTGGTGGTCTACCGGATCGTCCAGGAGGGGTTGACCAACGTCGTCAAGCACGCCGGACCCGGTGCGCGCGCCGAGGTTTCGGTGCGGCAGGAACGGAATTGGTTGCGGGTCAGCGTCGGGGACGACGGGTCGGCCGGGCAGCGTTCCGGCAGTGCGGGCTACGGCTTGATCGGCATGCGCGAACGGGTCGAAGCCTACGGCGGCGAAATCGAACTCCGGCCGCGCACGGGGACGGCGGGGCATGTGCTGACGGCGCGAATCCCGGTGCGGGCCGGGCGCACCGGATGA
- a CDS encoding DJ-1/PfpI family protein: MHIAILTFEGYNELDSLIALGVLNRIKKPGRRISIACPTDRVRSMNGVVIESMATLEEAAAADAVIVGSGSRTREVVEDGALMARLRLDPTRQLLAGQCSGTLILAKLGLLDDIPACTDLTTRPWVQAAGVDVLEQPLFAKGDIATAGGCLAAHYLAAWLIARLDGIDAAESALHYVAPVGEKEEYVRRAIRNIAPYLPVEPATLEATARAH; the protein is encoded by the coding sequence ATGCACATCGCCATTCTCACTTTCGAGGGCTACAACGAACTCGATTCGCTCATCGCGCTCGGCGTACTGAACCGAATCAAGAAGCCCGGTCGACGCATATCGATCGCCTGCCCTACTGACCGGGTCCGTTCGATGAACGGCGTGGTGATCGAATCCATGGCCACGCTCGAAGAGGCGGCTGCGGCGGACGCGGTGATCGTCGGCAGCGGGTCCCGCACCCGCGAGGTCGTCGAGGACGGGGCGCTCATGGCACGGCTGCGGCTCGATCCGACCCGGCAGTTGCTGGCCGGACAGTGTTCGGGGACATTGATTCTGGCGAAACTCGGGCTGCTCGACGATATTCCCGCCTGCACCGACCTGACCACCAGACCGTGGGTGCAGGCGGCCGGGGTGGACGTGCTCGAACAACCGCTGTTCGCGAAAGGCGATATCGCGACGGCGGGCGGCTGCCTCGCCGCGCACTATCTCGCGGCCTGGCTGATCGCCCGGCTGGACGGCATCGACGCGGCCGAAAGCGCCTTGCATTACGTAGCGCCTGTCGGCGAGAAGGAGGAATACGTGCGCCGCGCGATACGAAACATCGCTCCGTATCTACCGGTGGAACCGGCCACCCTCGAGGCGACTGCGCGCGCCCACTAA